A single window of Modestobacter italicus DNA harbors:
- a CDS encoding acetamidase/formamidase family protein has translation MDVVEVTPSPEQYAYTFGGVAPLMRVRPGTAMRLWSDDAFGGALRSVADLSSEKVDLRFVNPQTGPFYVEGAEPGDILAVHLVALEPARDWGASAAIPFFGGLTSTDRVATLQDPLPDTTWIYELDRVRNTVTFVAGSSDFSVDLPVEPMLGTVGVAPPGGEARSSLVPERFGGNMDTPQMRAGTTCFLPVFVEGALFSLGDGHYRQGEGEACGTAVEGAMTTTLIVDLVKGGAPAWPRLEDDTHWMTVGSSRPLEDAWRIGQVELVRWFGELYGLAPMDAYQLLSQITEVPIANVVDANYSAVVKARKSLLPRASAYGGLHDDLRARAATLR, from the coding sequence ATGGACGTCGTCGAGGTCACCCCGTCCCCTGAGCAGTACGCCTACACCTTCGGCGGCGTCGCGCCGCTGATGCGGGTGCGGCCCGGGACGGCGATGCGGCTGTGGTCCGACGACGCGTTCGGCGGCGCGCTGCGCTCGGTGGCGGACCTCTCCAGCGAGAAGGTCGACCTGCGCTTCGTGAACCCGCAGACCGGCCCGTTCTACGTCGAGGGCGCCGAACCCGGCGACATCCTGGCGGTGCACCTCGTGGCGCTCGAGCCGGCCCGGGACTGGGGTGCGTCGGCCGCCATCCCGTTCTTCGGCGGGCTCACCAGCACCGACCGGGTGGCCACCCTGCAGGACCCGCTGCCGGACACGACCTGGATCTACGAGCTGGACCGCGTCCGCAACACGGTCACCTTCGTGGCCGGCTCCAGCGACTTCTCGGTGGACCTGCCGGTCGAGCCGATGCTCGGCACGGTGGGCGTCGCGCCGCCGGGGGGAGAGGCGCGCAGCTCGCTGGTGCCCGAGCGCTTCGGCGGCAACATGGACACCCCGCAGATGCGGGCGGGCACCACCTGCTTCCTGCCGGTCTTCGTCGAGGGGGCGCTGTTCTCCCTCGGGGACGGGCACTACCGCCAGGGCGAGGGGGAGGCCTGCGGCACCGCCGTCGAGGGCGCCATGACGACGACGCTGATCGTGGACCTGGTCAAGGGCGGCGCACCCGCCTGGCCCCGGCTCGAGGACGACACCCACTGGATGACCGTCGGCTCCAGCCGCCCGCTCGAGGACGCCTGGCGGATCGGCCAGGTCGAGCTCGTCCGCTGGTTCGGGGAGCTGTACGGCCTGGCCCCGATGGACGCCTACCAGCTGCTGTCGCAGATCACCGAGGTCCCGATCGCCAACGTCGTCGACGCGAACTACAGCGCCGTCGTCAAGGCGCGCAAGTCCCTGCTGCCCCGGGCCTCGGCCTACGGCGGCCTGCACGACGACCTGCGCGCCCGCGCAGCGACCCTCCGCTAG